A part of Dokdonella sp. genomic DNA contains:
- a CDS encoding NAD(P)H-binding protein, which translates to MQNTEASGERGNLTLVLAGTGKTGRRVADRLKARGIPARVGSRSGEPPFDWADPTTWTHALTNVRSVYLAYAPDLAVPTAPGAIRTFAELAVRSGVRRLVLLSGRGEEEAQRCEQLVQDSGAEWTIVRSSWFCQNFSEGIFRELILGGEVALPAGYVAEPFIDADDLADVAVAALTEDGHAGQVYELTGPRLLSFPEAVGEIAEISGREVRYVEVSHEAFVSELTKNGVPAAYVDLLQYLFTTVLDGRNAHVTQGVQRALGRSPKDFSEYARDAATTGVWDAAGNHAAGAQQEKQGQSTFSLQ; encoded by the coding sequence ATGCAAAACACAGAAGCGTCCGGAGAACGGGGAAACCTGACGCTGGTCCTGGCCGGCACCGGCAAGACCGGCCGCCGGGTCGCAGATCGGCTGAAGGCGCGGGGAATTCCTGCCCGGGTGGGCTCGCGTTCGGGTGAACCGCCGTTCGATTGGGCCGATCCGACGACGTGGACACATGCCCTGACGAACGTGCGTTCGGTGTACCTCGCCTACGCCCCGGATCTTGCGGTGCCCACCGCGCCCGGCGCGATCCGCACGTTCGCCGAGCTTGCGGTGCGCAGCGGGGTTCGACGGCTAGTCCTGCTCTCCGGCCGGGGCGAAGAGGAGGCCCAGCGCTGCGAGCAGCTGGTGCAGGACTCCGGGGCAGAGTGGACGATCGTGCGCTCGAGCTGGTTCTGCCAGAACTTCAGCGAAGGCATCTTTCGAGAGCTCATCCTCGGCGGCGAGGTCGCCCTTCCGGCAGGGTACGTCGCCGAGCCGTTCATCGACGCCGACGACCTCGCGGACGTCGCCGTGGCGGCCCTGACGGAGGACGGGCACGCAGGCCAGGTCTACGAACTCACTGGTCCCCGCCTGTTGAGCTTCCCGGAGGCCGTCGGAGAGATCGCCGAAATATCCGGCCGGGAAGTCCGGTACGTCGAGGTCTCCCACGAGGCTTTCGTCTCCGAACTGACGAAGAATGGCGTTCCGGCAGCCTACGTGGATCTTCTGCAGTATCTCTTCACCACAGTCCTGGACGGCCGAAACGCGCACGTGACCCAAGGCGTCCAGCGGGCGCTAGGCCGCAGCCCCAAGGATTTTAGCGAGTACGCGCGCGACGCCGCCACGACCGGCGTTTGGGACGCCGCTGGCAATCACGCGGCCGGTGCGCAGCAGGAGAAACAGGGTCAGAGTACGTTTTCTCTTCAATAG
- a CDS encoding DUF4124 domain-containing protein has product MKVASVLVAALLCALAAWGLTLRGDAEQSASAVASIPVQEAVRASVPAGNPEPSQRPDVPVVAAPELHAGSDAGALIAHLPREGGRCLAGTAAAVKTSRIAVHRWVDASGITHYSDTPPGRGASDHRVLEVEGVPPIVVRARGHDVNLPTGLQQRAVADALAIERSLRDQLGVGGESGLVLDVVFVQSAEAYARFVAAPALAESAGAYSSRDRTIHVRWQADEEVAFLVLRHEISHALVHERVGRLPVVLNEGLAGFFERMSVSGLGAQVAPARSWSPLHISTEGIEELVDLLAREHDSFLAEGREQRYLQAFALVAVLMERPAGRAAFAAVLAAQRADSCVPVDAGGLLDTHYPGGLAALARDWSRWLRDPPSTVHAF; this is encoded by the coding sequence ATGAAGGTCGCATCCGTACTGGTCGCGGCATTGCTGTGCGCGCTGGCGGCATGGGGGCTGACCCTGCGTGGCGACGCGGAGCAATCGGCTTCCGCCGTTGCCTCGATCCCGGTGCAGGAGGCGGTGCGCGCATCCGTTCCGGCGGGCAATCCGGAGCCTTCGCAGCGGCCTGACGTCCCGGTGGTGGCAGCCCCGGAGCTGCACGCCGGCAGCGATGCCGGCGCGCTGATCGCCCATCTGCCAAGGGAGGGTGGACGTTGTCTCGCCGGTACTGCCGCCGCTGTGAAGACGTCGCGCATTGCCGTGCACCGTTGGGTCGACGCCAGCGGTATCACTCACTATTCCGACACTCCACCCGGTCGGGGCGCCAGCGACCATCGTGTGCTCGAAGTCGAGGGCGTGCCGCCGATCGTCGTGCGTGCGCGTGGCCACGACGTCAACCTGCCGACCGGTCTGCAACAGCGTGCGGTTGCCGATGCGCTGGCGATCGAGCGCAGCCTGCGCGATCAGCTCGGTGTCGGAGGCGAATCCGGACTTGTGCTCGATGTCGTTTTCGTGCAGTCCGCGGAAGCCTACGCGCGCTTTGTAGCGGCTCCGGCACTGGCGGAGTCGGCGGGGGCGTATTCCTCGCGCGACCGCACCATCCATGTGCGCTGGCAGGCCGACGAGGAAGTGGCCTTCCTCGTCCTGCGCCACGAGATCAGCCATGCGCTCGTGCACGAACGTGTCGGTCGTCTGCCGGTCGTGCTGAACGAGGGTCTGGCCGGGTTTTTCGAGCGCATGAGCGTGTCCGGTCTCGGTGCGCAGGTCGCGCCGGCGCGCTCGTGGTCGCCGTTGCACATCAGCACCGAAGGCATCGAGGAATTGGTCGATCTGCTCGCCCGTGAGCATGACTCTTTCCTCGCCGAGGGGCGCGAACAGCGCTATCTGCAGGCTTTCGCCCTGGTCGCCGTACTGATGGAGCGGCCTGCAGGCCGCGCTGCGTTTGCCGCCGTGCTCGCTGCCCAGCGCGCCGACTCATGCGTCCCGGTCGACGCAGGCGGTTTGCTCGACACCCACTACCCGGGCGGTCTCGCCGCGCTGGCCCGCGATTGGTCGCGCTGGTTGCGCGACCCGCCATCGACGGTGCATGCGTTCTGA
- the fur gene encoding ferric iron uptake transcriptional regulator, translated as MESTDLRKAGLKVTHPRMRILEILESHDGRHLTAEDIYRQLLDHEDDIGLATVYRVLTQFESAGLVLKHNFEGGQAVYELDRGKHHDHMVDLDTGKVIEFTSEEIERLQHEIAERHGYVIEEHSLVLYVRAKKKKT; from the coding sequence CTGGAATCGACCGATCTTCGCAAGGCGGGCCTCAAGGTGACCCACCCGCGCATGCGCATCCTCGAGATCCTCGAATCGCATGACGGACGCCACCTCACTGCCGAAGACATCTACCGCCAGTTGCTGGACCACGAGGACGACATCGGCCTCGCCACGGTCTATCGCGTGCTTACCCAGTTCGAGTCGGCGGGGCTCGTGCTCAAGCACAACTTCGAGGGTGGCCAGGCCGTCTACGAGTTGGACCGTGGCAAGCATCACGACCATATGGTCGACCTCGATACCGGCAAGGTCATCGAGTTCACCAGCGAGGAAATCGAGCGCCTGCAGCACGAGATCGCCGAGCGGCATGGCTATGTGATCGAGGAACACAGCCTCGTGCTGTACGTGCGGGCGAAGAAGAAAAAGACATGA
- the smpB gene encoding SsrA-binding protein SmpB, with amino-acid sequence MAKAKDKDKKGGGTIALNKRARHEYQIDERYECGVALLGWEVKALRAGRINLTDAYAMVRHGEIVLFGASIPPLISASTHVVAEDRRTRKLLLHRAEIDKLIGAVERKGYTLVPMALYWKGNRIKLELGLARGKQEHDKRNAAKDRDWARDKQRAMRAHNKSA; translated from the coding sequence ATGGCCAAGGCAAAAGACAAAGACAAGAAGGGCGGCGGCACGATCGCGCTGAACAAGCGCGCCCGCCACGAGTACCAGATCGACGAACGCTACGAGTGTGGCGTCGCCCTGCTCGGCTGGGAGGTCAAGGCGCTGCGTGCCGGCCGCATCAACCTGACCGACGCCTACGCGATGGTGCGCCACGGTGAGATCGTGCTGTTTGGTGCTTCGATCCCGCCACTGATCTCGGCCTCGACCCATGTCGTCGCCGAGGACCGGCGCACGCGCAAGCTGTTGCTTCATCGTGCCGAGATCGACAAGCTGATCGGCGCGGTCGAACGCAAGGGCTACACCCTGGTGCCGATGGCGCTGTACTGGAAGGGCAACCGGATCAAGCTCGAACTCGGCCTTGCCCGCGGCAAGCAGGAACACGACAAGCGCAACGCCGCCAAGGACCGCGACTGGGCACGCGACAAACAGCGCGCGATGCGGGCGCACAACAAGAGCGCCTGA
- a CDS encoding outer membrane protein assembly factor BamE, whose amino-acid sequence MCFRWLLVLTLLPLGGCGMLYKLDVQQGNLFDQEQVESLKPGMSKRQVLLVMGSPSVVSPFDSSRWDYVSTIRRGRGKMDTKDLVLHFDGDSLARIEGDYFPEDPDVLIRDARKYKRQYPDEKREDDKKRRGGEGQG is encoded by the coding sequence ATGTGCTTTCGTTGGCTCCTCGTGCTCACCCTGTTGCCGCTGGGCGGTTGCGGGATGCTCTACAAGCTCGATGTGCAGCAGGGCAACCTGTTCGATCAGGAACAGGTCGAATCGCTCAAGCCCGGCATGAGCAAGCGCCAGGTGCTGCTGGTGATGGGCTCACCATCAGTGGTCAGCCCGTTTGACTCGAGTCGCTGGGACTACGTGTCGACGATCCGCCGTGGTCGCGGCAAGATGGATACCAAGGATCTCGTCCTGCACTTCGACGGTGATTCTCTTGCCCGCATCGAGGGCGACTACTTCCCGGAAGATCCTGACGTGCTGATCCGCGACGCGCGCAAGTACAAGCGCCAGTATCCCGACGAGAAGCGCGAGGATGACAAGAAGCGTCGTGGCGGCGAAGGCCAGGGTTGA
- a CDS encoding DUF4124 domain-containing protein, with product MHQDRTIKAGVGTLLFTTMLFAAATVSAASVYKCKGKDGEVSFSNTPCPEAPAATPHATYTPEPERKPREAEPSFDEALPFDRNAPIATGEVPDHPANTPLPSIVSSPQADVRGYTCSVDGRTWVQSAPCPATATVNRYKSVTSHMPITGEPIHGVTRFEETRSVEQRALSRTELCDQLRRNAATSRGEARASDSAYERNKLRQANGC from the coding sequence ATGCACCAGGATCGGACGATCAAGGCGGGCGTCGGCACGCTCCTGTTCACCACCATGCTGTTCGCTGCAGCCACGGTGTCGGCGGCCAGCGTCTACAAGTGCAAGGGCAAGGACGGCGAGGTCTCGTTCTCGAACACGCCCTGCCCCGAAGCGCCCGCCGCCACGCCGCACGCGACCTACACGCCCGAGCCGGAACGCAAGCCCCGCGAAGCAGAGCCATCCTTCGACGAGGCGCTGCCGTTCGACCGCAACGCGCCGATCGCCACCGGTGAAGTGCCGGATCATCCCGCCAATACGCCCCTGCCCTCGATCGTGTCGTCGCCGCAAGCCGATGTCCGCGGCTACACGTGCTCGGTGGATGGCCGTACCTGGGTGCAGTCCGCGCCCTGCCCGGCGACGGCCACGGTCAACCGCTACAAGTCCGTGACCAGCCACATGCCGATCACCGGCGAGCCGATTCACGGCGTAACCAGATTCGAGGAAACACGCAGCGTCGAGCAACGTGCGCTGTCGCGCACCGAACTCTGCGATCAGCTGCGCCGCAACGCCGCCACTAGCCGGGGTGAAGCCCGCGCCTCGGATTCCGCCTACGAACGCAACAAGCTGCGCCAGGCCAATGGTTGTTGA
- a CDS encoding AraC family transcriptional regulator → MDQAASTVDPPGKPWAMVDPLGEALHFLRMRGVVYTRSELTAPWGLELPPMSNCLLFHVVTAGRCWLEVHGAEPRLLQPGEFALVPHGEGHQISSARGVPAAKLFDLPREQVSERYEVLRHGGGGQPTSLVCGAVRFDHPAAHRLVKLLPRVISLEAWTSPHTEWIQSLLRLMAVEARQLRPGGEAVITRLADILVIQAIRSWILEDPAAQTGWLGALRDKQIGRAISLLHRDPARAWTVASLAAEVAMSRSAFAARFTELVGEPAMHYVTSWRMHVALTCLKEEDAPLAVLARRLGYESEAAFGRAFKRFIGVSPGAVRRERQGQSGET, encoded by the coding sequence ATGGACCAGGCAGCATCCACCGTCGATCCTCCCGGCAAGCCCTGGGCTATGGTCGACCCGCTAGGGGAGGCGCTGCACTTCCTGCGCATGCGCGGCGTTGTGTACACGCGCTCGGAGTTGACCGCACCGTGGGGGCTGGAGCTTCCACCGATGTCGAACTGCTTGCTGTTCCACGTGGTGACCGCCGGTCGCTGCTGGCTTGAGGTCCACGGTGCGGAGCCTCGACTGCTGCAGCCCGGGGAATTCGCGCTCGTGCCTCACGGCGAAGGCCACCAGATCTCCAGTGCGCGCGGGGTCCCGGCGGCGAAGCTGTTCGATCTCCCCCGCGAGCAGGTCAGCGAGCGCTACGAAGTTCTCCGCCATGGCGGAGGTGGGCAGCCCACAAGTCTCGTGTGTGGCGCAGTTCGCTTCGATCACCCGGCCGCGCATCGTCTCGTCAAGCTCCTGCCGAGGGTAATCAGCCTGGAGGCGTGGACTTCACCCCATACGGAGTGGATCCAGAGCCTGCTGCGTTTGATGGCCGTCGAGGCGCGACAGCTGCGGCCCGGAGGGGAAGCGGTCATCACGCGCCTCGCCGACATCCTGGTCATCCAAGCCATCCGATCGTGGATCCTGGAGGATCCTGCCGCGCAGACCGGATGGCTTGGCGCCCTTCGCGACAAACAGATTGGCCGCGCCATCTCGCTCCTCCACCGCGACCCTGCGCGTGCGTGGACGGTTGCCTCCTTGGCAGCCGAGGTCGCCATGTCGCGTTCGGCGTTTGCGGCGCGCTTCACGGAGCTCGTCGGTGAGCCGGCCATGCACTACGTGACGAGCTGGCGGATGCATGTCGCGCTGACATGCCTCAAGGAAGAAGACGCGCCGCTCGCGGTCCTGGCGAGGCGCTTGGGCTATGAGTCCGAAGCCGCGTTCGGCCGCGCCTTCAAGCGGTTCATCGGCGTTTCGCCCGGCGCCGTGCGTCGGGAGAGACAGGGTCAGAGCGGAGAAACTTGA
- a CDS encoding RnfH family protein, giving the protein MTERIRVEVAYVDARHQFLRACELAVGSTVAEAITASGLAEATGIDVDAHDAGVWSKHVARDHVLSDGDRVEVYRPLLIDPKEARRARAIRR; this is encoded by the coding sequence ATGACTGAGCGCATCCGTGTCGAAGTGGCCTATGTGGACGCACGGCACCAGTTCCTGCGCGCCTGCGAGCTGGCGGTCGGGTCGACGGTGGCCGAGGCGATCACGGCCTCCGGTCTGGCCGAGGCGACCGGCATCGATGTCGATGCGCACGATGCGGGGGTATGGTCGAAGCACGTGGCGCGCGACCACGTGCTGAGCGATGGTGACCGCGTCGAAGTCTACCGCCCGTTGTTGATCGATCCGAAGGAAGCCCGTCGCGCGCGGGCGATCAGGCGCTGA
- a CDS encoding type II toxin-antitoxin system RatA family toxin encodes MIRIRRSALVPKTPECMFDLVNGIEAYPRRFGWCAAASVLERDGQSMVARLDLRIAGFTQSFTTRNALERPGRILMNLVDGPFRSLVGDWNFLALGENGCKIAFALDFEYSGRLTAPALRLGFQNLADRMVDDFVREAMKPND; translated from the coding sequence GTGATCCGCATCCGCCGCAGTGCCCTCGTGCCGAAAACGCCAGAATGCATGTTCGACCTCGTCAACGGGATCGAAGCATACCCGAGGCGCTTCGGCTGGTGCGCCGCCGCCAGCGTGCTGGAGCGCGACGGTCAGTCCATGGTTGCGCGCCTTGATCTGCGTATCGCCGGCTTCACGCAGAGCTTCACCACGCGCAACGCGCTCGAACGACCGGGACGCATCCTGATGAACCTCGTCGACGGCCCGTTCCGTTCGTTGGTCGGCGACTGGAACTTCCTCGCGCTCGGCGAGAATGGCTGCAAGATCGCCTTCGCCCTCGATTTCGAATACTCGGGCCGCCTGACCGCGCCAGCGTTGCGGCTTGGTTTCCAGAATCTCGCCGATCGCATGGTCGACGATTTCGTGCGCGAGGCGATGAAGCCGAATGACTGA